From Phycodurus eques isolate BA_2022a chromosome 13, UOR_Pequ_1.1, whole genome shotgun sequence, a single genomic window includes:
- the LOC133412140 gene encoding myosin-7-like isoform X1, translating to MGDAAMAAFGPAAPFLRKSDKERLEAQTRQFDMKKECFVPDPEVEYVKASVTNRDGDKVTAHTEFGKTVTVKDCDVHPQNPPKFDKIEDMAMFTFLHEPAVLFNLKERYAAWMIYTYSGLFCVTVNPYKWLPVYNQEVVVAYRGKKRSEAPPHIFSISDNAYQYMLADRENQSILITGESGAGKTVNTKRVIQYFASIAAVPSGKKDQAIEKKGTLEDQIIQANPALEAFGNAKTIRNDNSSRFGKFIRIHFDNRGKLASADIETYLLEKSRVTYQLKAERDYHIFYQILSQVKPELLEMLLITNNPYDYAFISQGETTVASINDSEELMATDEAFDVLGFTQEEKNSIYKLTGTIMHYGNMKFKQKQREEQAEADGTEDADKVAYLMGLNSADLIKGLCHPRVKVGNEWVTKGQNVAQVYYAIGALSKSVYEKMFLWMVIRINQSLATKQPRQYFIGVLDIAGFEIFDFNTFEQLCINFTNEKLQQFFNHHMFVLEQEEYKKEGIEWTFIDFGMDLQACIDLIEKPMGIMSILEEECMFPKASDATFKAKLYDNHLGKSNNFQKPRIVKGKPEAHFALMHYAGTVDYNINNWLVKNKDPLNETVVGLYQKSNLKLLAILFANYAGDDSAQVSGGKGKGAKKKGSSFQTVSALHRENLNKLMTNLRSTHPHFVRCIIPNETKTPGTMENPLVMHQLRCNGVLEGIRICRKGFPNRILYGDFKQRYRILNPNAIPEGQFIDNKKAAEKLLGSLDIDHNQYKLGHTKVFFKAGLLGQLEEMRDARLALIITGIQARSRGLLARLEFQKIVERRDALLVIQWNIRAFMGVKNWPWMKMFFKIKPLLKSAETEKEMANMKEEFTKLKEAYAKSESGKKELEEKMVTLLQEKNDLQLQVQAEQDNLCDVEERCEGLIKNKIQMEAKYKELTERLEDEEEMNAELTAKKRKLEDECSELKKDIDDLELTLAKVEKEKHATENKVKNLTEETAALEEIIAKLTKEKKALQEAHQQALDDLQSEEDKVNSLTKAKSKLEQQVDDLEGSLEQEKKMRMDLERAKRKLEGDLKLAQESLMDLENDKQQLEERLKKKDFEINQFMGKIEDEQAMSTQLQKKLKELQARIEELEEALEAEGASRAKVEKQRADLARELEEISERLEEAGGATSAQIEMNKKREAEFQKLRRDLEESTLQHEATAATLRKKQADSVADLGEQIDNLQRVKQKLEKEKSEIRLELDDVVSNMEHIVKSKSHLEKMCRSLEDQMSEYKTKAEEGQRTINDFTTHKAKLQTENGELARQLEEKDSLVSQLTRGKQSYTQQSEDLKRQLEEEVKAKNALAHAVQSSRHDCDLLREQYEEEQEAKTELQRSMSKANSEVAQWRTKYETDAVQRTEELEDAKKKLAQHLQDAEEAVEAVNAKCSSLEKTKHRLQNEIEDLMVDVERSNAAAAALDKKQRNFDKVLAECKQKYEESQSELESSQKEARTLSTDLFKLKNSYEEALEHLETMKRENKNIQEEISDLTEQFSEGGKSIHELEKIRKQLEQEKSDIQTALEEAETTLEHEEGKILRAQLEFSQVKADFERKLTEKDEELEQAKRNQQRIVDNLQCSLEAETRSRNEALRLKKKMEGDLNEMEIQLSQANRQATETQKQLKSVHAHLKDSQLQLDESLRANDELKENILMVERRNSLIQAELEELRSALEQTERGRKLAEQELLDISERVQLLHSQNTCLLNQKKKLEADTSQLQSEVEDAVQECRNAEEKAKKAITDAAMMAEELKKEQDTSAHLERMKKNMEQTVKGLQHRLDEAEQLAMKGGKKQVQKLEARIKELESEVEMEQRKSSDAVKGARKYERRIKELTYQTEEDRKNLARLRDLVDKLQLKVKSYKRTAEEAEEQADSHMVKFRKIQHELDEAEERADIAESQVNKLRAKSRDVGPKKGQNEE from the exons atgggTGATGCAGCAATGGCAGCGTTTGGGCCAGCTGCTCCTTTTCTTAGGAAGTCAGATAAGGAGCGTTTGGAAGCCCAAACTCGGCAATTCGATATGAAGAAGGAATGCTTCGTTCCTGACCCTGAGGTTGAGTACGTCAAGGCATCTGTCACTAATCGAGATGGTGACAAAGTTACTGCTCACACTGAGTTTGGAAAG ACTGTGACGGTGAAGGATTGTGACGTGCATCCTCAGAACCCGCCAAAGTTTGATAAAATTGAAGACATGGCCATGTTCACCTTCCTCCACGAGCCCGCTGTGCTGTTTAACCTCAAAGAACGATACGCAGCATGGATGATCTAT ACCTACTCTGGGCTGTTCTGTGTCACTGTCAACCCCTACAAGTGGCTGCCAGTCTACAACCAAGAGGTGGTTGTTGCCTACAGGGGAAAGAAGAGGAGTGAAGCTCCTCCTCACATCTTCTCCATCTCTGACAACGCCTACCAGTACATGCTGGCAG ATCGAGAAAACCAGTCCATTCTCATCAC AGGAGAATCTGGTGCTGGAAAGACTGTCAACACCAAGCGAGTCATTCAATACTTTGCCAGCATTGCTGCAGTTCCAAGTGGTAAAAAAGATCAAGCAATTGAAAAGAAG GGTACCCTGGAGGATCAAATCATCCAGGCTAACCCTGCTCTGGAGGCCTTTGGTAATGCCAAGACTATCAGAAATGACAACTCTTCCAGATTT GGAAAATTCATCAGAATTCATTTTGACAACCGAGGGAAGTTGGCTTCTGCGGACATTGAGACCT ATCTTCTGGAAAAGTCTCGCGTGACCTACCAGCTCAAAGCAGAGAGGGACTACCACATTTTCTACCAGATCTTGTCTCAGGTGAAACCTGAACTTCTCG AAATGCTGCTTATTACCAACAACCCCTATGACTACGCCTTCATCTCCCAAGGAGAGACGACTGTGGCCTCCATCAACGACTCCGAGGAGCTTATGGCTACTGAT gAGGCCTTTGATGTTTTGGGCTTCACTCAAGAAGAGAAGAACAGCATTTACAAGTTGACCGGCACCATCATGCACTACGGTAACATGAAGTTTAAGCAGAAGCAGCGagaagagcaggcggaggctgatggCACTGAAG ATGCTGACAAAGTAGCTTATCTAATGGGCCTGAACTCAGCTGACCTCATTAAAGGTCTCTGTCATCCAAGAGTTAAAGTGGGAAATGAGTGGGTCACCAAGGGACAAAATGTTGCCCAG gtttaCTATGCTATTGGTGCATTGTCCAAGTCAGTGTATGAGAAGATGTTTCTGTGGATGGTGATCCGTATTAACCAATCTCTGGCCACCAAGCAGCCTCGCCAATACTTCATTGGTGTTTTGGATATTGCTGGATTTGAGATCTTTGAT TTCAACACCTTTGAGCAGCTGTGTATCAACTTCACCAATGaaaaactgcaacagtttttcaACCATCATATGTTTGTGCTGGAGCAGGAAGAGTACAAGAAGGAAGGCATTGAATGGACTTTCATAGATTTTGGTATGGACTTGCAGGCCTGTATTGACCTGATTGAAAAG CCCATGGGTATCATGTCCATCCTTGAAGAAGAGTGCATGTTCCCCAAAGCCAGTGATGCAACCTTCAAAGCTAAGCTGTACGACAACCACCTGGGGAAATCCAACAACTTCCAGAAGCCCAGAATAGTCAAAGGGAAACCAGAGGCCCATTTTGCACTGATGCATTATGCTGGGACTGTTGATTACAATATCAATAACTGGCTGGTGAAGAACAAGGATCCTCTAAATGAGACTGTTGTTGGACTTTACCAGAAGTCTAATCTGAAACTATTGGCGATACTCTTTGCAAATTATGCTGGAGATGATTCTG CTCAAGTGTCTGGCGGTAAGGGTAAAGGTGCCAAGAAGAAAGGGTCCTCCTTCCAAACTGTATCTGCATTACACAGG GAGAATCTGAACAAGCTGATGACCAACTTGAGGTCTACTCACCCCCATTTTGTACGCTGCATCATCCCCAATGAGACCAAGACTCCCGGAACCATGGAGAACCCACTGGTCATGCACCAGCTGCGCTGTAACGGTGTGCTGGAAGGCATCAGAATCTGCAGAAAGGGCTTTCCCAACAGGATCCTCTATGGAGATTTCAAACAGAG aTACCGTATTCTGAACCCCAATGCAATTCCTGAAGGACAGTTTATCGACAACAAGAAGGCTGCGGAGAAACTGTTAGGTTCTCTGGATATTGACCACAACCAGTACAAACTTGGACACACTAAG GTGTTCTTCAAAGCCGGACTGCTGGGTCAGCTTGAAGAGATGCGAGATGCCCGATTAGCGCTGATCATTACTGGCATCCAAGCTCGGTCAAGGGGTCTTCTGGCAAGACTTGAATTCCAGAAGATTGTCGAACGGAG GGATGCGTTACTTGTGATCCAGTGGAACATCCGGGCCTTCATGGGGGTCAAGAATTGGCCCTGGATGAAGATGTTCTTCAAGATCAAACCTCTTCTCAAGTCAGCTGAGACTGAAAAGGAAATGGCCAACATGAAGGAAGAGTTCACCAAACTAAAAGAGGCTTATGCAAAATCAGAATCCGGGAAAAAGGAACTCGAAGAAAAAATGGTCACACTTCTTCAAGAGAAAAATGACTTACAGCTACAAGTTCAGGCT GAGCAGGATAATCTTTGTGATGTTGAAGAAAGATGTGAGGgcctgattaaaaacaaaatccagaTGGAAGCAAAGTACAAAGAGTTGACTGAAAGactggaggatgaggaggagatgAATGCTGAACTAACAGCTAAGAAACGAAAATTGGAGGATGAGTGCTCTGAGCTAAAGAAAGACATTGATGATTTAGAATTAACCCTTGCTAAAGTGGAGAAGGAGAAACATGCCACTGAAAACAAG GTGAAAAACCTGACAGAGGAAACGGCTGCCTTGGAGGAAATCATCGCCAAGCTGACCAAGGAGAAGAAAGCCTTACAAGAAGCTCATCAGCAAGCGCTGGATGATCTTCAGAGTGAAGAAGACAAAGTCaactctctgaccaaggccaaATCAAAACTAGAGCAGCAAGTGGATGAC TTGGAAGGATCCCTGGagcaagagaaaaaaatgcgAATGGACCTTGAAAGAGCAAAGCGAAAGCTTGAAGGGGACTTAAAATTAGCTCAAGAGAGTCTTATGGACCTGGAAAATGACAAGCAACAACTTGAAGAGAGGCTTAAAAA GaaagattttgaaattaacCAATTTATGGGTAAAATAGAGGACGAGCAAGCCATGAGTACACAGCTACAGAAAAAATTGAAGGAGTTGcag GCCCGCATTGAGGAACTTGAGGAAGCGCTTGAGGCAGAAGGAGCTTCACGAGCCAAGGTGGAGAAGCAGAGAGCAGACTTGGCCAGAGAGCTGGAGGAGATCAGTGAGAGGCTGGAGGAGGCTGGTGGAGCAACATCTGCTCAGATTGAGATGAACAAGAAGAGGGAGGCTGAGTTCCAGAAACTCCGCAGAGACCTGGAAGAGTCCACTCTCCAGCATGAAGCCACTGCAGCCACTCTGAGAAAGAAACAAGCTGACAGTGTTGCTGACCTGGGAGAGCAGATAGACAACCTGCAGAGAGTCAAGCAGAAACTGGAGAAGGAGAAGAGTGAAATTAGACTGGAACTGGATGATGTCGTCTCCAATATGGAACATATTGTGAAGTCCAAG AGTCATTTAGAGAAAATGTGCAGGTCCCTGGAAGACCAAATGagtgaatataaaacaaaggcAGAAGAGGGACAGCGTACCATCAATGacttcaccacacacaaagccaAACTTCAAACTGAAAATG GTGAACTTGCAAGGCAACTTGAAGAGAAGGATTCTCTGGTGTCGCAACTCACTAGAGGAAAACAATCCTATACTCAACAAAGTGAAGACCTTAAAAGGCAACTGGAAGAGGAAGTCAAG GCCAAGAATGCTTTAGCCCATGCTGTGCAGTCCTCTCGCCATGACTGTGACCTGCTCAGAGAGCAGtatgaggaggagcaggaggccaAGACTGAACTGCAGCGCAGCATGTCCAAGGCCAACTCTGAGGTGGCTCAGTGGAGAACGAAGTATGAAACTGATGCCGTCCAGAGGACTGAAGAACTGGAAGATGCTAA GAAGAAGCTGGCTCAGCATCTACAGGATGCTGAGGAAGCTGTGGAAGCAGTCAATGCTAAATGTTCCTCTCTGGAGAAAACCAAACACAGACTGCAGAATGAGATTGAAGATCTGATGGTGGATGTCGAGAGGTCaaacgctgctgctgctgctctggACAAGAAGCAAAGGAACTTTGACAAG GTCTTGGCAGAGTGTAAACAGAAATATGAGGAGTCTCAATCAGAGCTGGAAAGCTCACAAAAGGAGGCAAGGACTTTGAGCACAGACCTTTTCAAACTGAAGAACTCCTATGAAGAAGCTCTCGAGCACCTAGAGACTATGAAGAGAGAAAACAAGAACATACAAG AGGAAATATCTGACCTCACTGAACAATTCAGTGAGGGAGGAAAGAGTATTCATGAGCTTGAAAAAATACGAAAGCAGTTGGAACAGGAAAAGTCTGACATTCAAACTGCTTTGGAAGAGGCAGAG ACCACATTGGAGCATGAGGAAGGAAAAATTCTCAGAGCCCAGCTTGAGTTCAGTCAGGTGAAGGCCGATTTTGAGCGCAAGCTGACTGAAAAAGATGAGGAGCTAGAGCAAGCAAAGAGAAACCAACAGAGAATTGTAGACAACCTTCAGTGCTCCCTTGAAGCGGAGACCCGAAGCAGGAATGAGGCCCTTCgtttgaagaagaagatggaggGAGACCTCAATGAGATGGAGATTCAGCTAAGTCAGGCCAACAGGCAGGCAACTGAAACTCAGAAACAACTCAAATCTGTTCATGCACACCTAAAG GATTCCCAACTCCAACTTGATGAGTCTCTTCGTGCTAATGATGAGCTCAAAGAGAACATCCTCATGGTGGAGAGACGTAACAGTCTAATTCAAGCTGAGCTGGAAGAACTTCGGTCTGCTCTTGAGCAAACCGAGAGAGGACGCAAACTTGCTGAGCAAGAGCTGCTGGATATTAGCGAGAGGGTGCAGCTCCTGCACTCGCAG AACACCTGCCTGCTAAACCAGAAGAAAAAACTGGAAGCTGATACATCCCAACTTCAGAGTGAGGTTGAAGATGCAGTTCAGGAGTGCAGGAACGCTGAAGAGAAGGCCAAGAAGGCTATTACTGATGCTGCCATGATGGCAGAAGAGCTGAAGAAAGAACAGGACACCAGTGCTCACCTGGAGCGTATGAAGAAGAACATGGAGCAAACCGTCAAAGGCCTGCAGCACCGTCTGGATGAAGCTGAACAACTTGCAATGAAGGGAGGCAAGAAGCAGGTGCAGAAGCTTGAGGCCAGG ATCAAAGAGCTGGAAAGTGAAGTTGAAATGGAACAAAGAAAGTCAAGCGATGCTGTCAAGGGTGCACGGAAGTATGAGAGACGCATCAAAGAGCTAACATACCAA aCAGAAGAGGATCGTAAGAACCTAGCCCGTCTGCGAGACCTTGTGGATAAACTCCAGTTAAAAGTCAAATCCTATAAGAGGACTGCCGAGGAAGCT GAAGAACAAGCAGACAGTCACATGGTGAAGTTCCGTAAGATTCAGCATGAGCTTGATGAAGCGGAGGAGAGAGCTGACATTGCTGAGTCTCAGGTCAACAAGCTGCGTGCCAAGAGTCGGGATGTTGGCCCAAAG AAAGGACAGAATGAAGAATGA